In Bacillus sp. DX3.1, the following proteins share a genomic window:
- a CDS encoding YqeG family HAD IIIA-type phosphatase — protein sequence MKLFLPNEYVKNVYHIQPEDLKERGIKGIITDLDNTLIEWNRPDATPQLKQWFLKMKEQGIQVTVVSNNNEQRVKDFADPLGIPFIHSARKPLVRAFKRAIQEMNLQADEVVVIGDQLLTDVLGGNRVGLYTILVVPVAQTDGLVTRFNRKIERRLMRNMKKKGLIHWEE from the coding sequence TTGAAACTATTTTTACCAAATGAATACGTGAAAAACGTATATCATATTCAACCAGAAGACTTAAAAGAACGCGGGATAAAAGGAATTATTACTGACTTGGATAACACTTTAATTGAATGGAATCGTCCCGATGCAACACCACAGTTAAAACAGTGGTTTTTGAAAATGAAAGAGCAGGGCATTCAAGTGACTGTTGTTTCGAACAATAACGAGCAACGTGTAAAAGACTTTGCAGATCCACTCGGTATTCCTTTTATTCATAGTGCCCGTAAGCCACTTGTTCGTGCTTTTAAACGAGCAATTCAGGAGATGAATTTACAGGCGGATGAGGTTGTTGTAATCGGAGATCAACTGTTAACGGATGTACTTGGCGGCAATCGAGTTGGTTTGTACACGATTTTAGTTGTACCAGTTGCACAAACAGATGGACTAGTCACACGTTTTAATCGGAAAATTGAACGAAGACTTATGAGAAATATGAAGAAAAAAGGTTTAATTCACTGGGAGGAATAA
- a CDS encoding sporulation histidine kinase inhibitor Sda — MKAKHMEQLSTELLTESYYKAKELKLNPDFILLIKQEIIRRSLEDKLVKSS; from the coding sequence TTGAAGGCAAAACATATGGAACAGTTATCTACGGAATTACTCACTGAGTCTTATTATAAAGCAAAAGAACTAAAATTAAATCCCGACTTCATTTTACTTATAAAACAAGAAATTATTCGGCGATCATTAGAGGACAAGCTTGTTAAATCGTCTTGA
- a CDS encoding phosphatidylserine decarboxylase has protein sequence MRRTLYRFMIELTNGRFTSYVLRKFAQSRLSSIIISSYAKVFQLQQDEMEKDLKEYRTLHELFTRKLKEGKRFIDADVSSIVSPVDGVFADYGPIEETKTFDIKGKRYSIVDMLGNESRAKQYAGGTYMVIYLSPSHYHRIHSPLSGTVTERFVLGRKSYPVNEAGMKYGKEPLSKNYRSVTEVDSEEKHMALVKVGAMFVNSIELLHERSTVQKGEEMAYFTFGSTVVLLFEKEMIEVDSTLTSGQEVRVGEKIATRLSRTNGQ, from the coding sequence TTGCGACGTACGTTATATCGATTCATGATTGAACTTACCAATGGACGTTTTACTTCTTATGTACTGCGTAAATTTGCACAGTCTCGTTTGAGCTCGATTATCATTTCATCCTATGCAAAAGTATTTCAACTTCAGCAAGATGAGATGGAGAAGGATTTAAAAGAGTATCGAACATTGCATGAATTATTTACGCGTAAATTAAAAGAGGGAAAACGATTCATTGATGCAGATGTATCTAGTATTGTAAGTCCTGTTGATGGCGTTTTTGCTGACTATGGACCGATTGAAGAGACGAAAACATTCGACATTAAAGGCAAGCGTTATTCTATTGTGGATATGCTAGGTAATGAGAGCCGAGCAAAGCAATATGCAGGTGGTACATACATGGTTATTTATTTAAGTCCAAGTCATTATCATCGCATTCATAGTCCGCTTTCGGGTACTGTGACAGAGCGCTTTGTACTTGGTAGAAAATCATATCCTGTTAATGAAGCGGGCATGAAGTATGGAAAAGAACCGTTGTCAAAGAATTATCGTTCTGTAACTGAGGTGGATAGTGAAGAAAAACATATGGCTCTTGTAAAAGTAGGCGCTATGTTTGTAAACAGTATTGAGCTTCTTCACGAGAGAAGTACTGTTCAAAAAGGTGAAGAAATGGCATACTTTACATTTGGATCAACAGTTGTTTTACTGTTTGAAAAAGAGATGATTGAAGTAGACTCAACACTAACGAGTGGCCAAGAAGTTCGCGTTGGTGAAAAAATCGCAACTCGATTATCCCGCACTAACGGGCAGTAA
- the sigK gene encoding RNA polymerase sporulation sigma factor SigK, with the protein MSLFAAIGYMIREVFVFVSYVKNNAFPQPLSSDDEKKYLELMGQGDAHARNLLIEHNLRLVAHIVKKFENTGEDSEDLISIGTIGLIKAIESYSPGKGTKLATYAARCIENEILMHLRVLKKTKKDVSLHDPIGQDKEGNEISLIDILKSEAEDVIDMIQLSMELEKIKEYIDILDEREKDVIVNRFGLGLDKEKTQREIAKELGISRSYVSRIEKRALMKMFHEFVRAEKEKKGKS; encoded by the coding sequence TTGAGTCTGTTCGCCGCAATTGGATACATGATTCGCGAAGTGTTTGTATTTGTTTCCTATGTCAAAAATAATGCATTTCCACAGCCGTTGTCATCAGATGATGAAAAAAAGTATTTAGAACTTATGGGGCAAGGAGATGCACATGCGAGGAATCTTTTAATTGAACACAATTTAAGGCTTGTCGCGCATATTGTTAAAAAATTTGAAAACACAGGCGAAGATTCGGAAGATTTAATTTCTATTGGAACGATTGGGCTGATTAAAGCAATTGAAAGCTATTCTCCAGGGAAAGGGACGAAATTGGCAACATATGCAGCTCGCTGTATTGAAAATGAAATTTTAATGCATCTGCGCGTGTTAAAGAAAACAAAAAAAGACGTATCACTTCATGACCCGATTGGACAGGACAAGGAAGGAAATGAAATATCTTTGATTGATATTTTAAAATCCGAAGCAGAAGATGTAATTGATATGATTCAGCTCAGTATGGAACTCGAAAAGATTAAAGAATATATAGATATTTTAGATGAGCGAGAGAAAGATGTGATTGTAAACCGATTCGGCCTTGGTCTTGATAAGGAAAAAACACAACGGGAAATTGCAAAAGAACTTGGTATTTCAAGAAGTTATGTCTCCCGGATTGAGAAGCGGGCATTGATGAAAATGTTTCATGAATTCGTGCGAGCAGAAAAGGAAAAGAAGGGAAAGTCATAG
- a CDS encoding YcdB/YcdC domain-containing protein — protein MNKINEERKKQVAHIIEISNEYNLVVDDKTVNEPFHLLFWEHQDNNEKQIHICLNRHTGELIELDIDDEEFFQNSDEVMSAEKAKEIADSFIKQYIPQSYEAYTAVYVKEWRGKQEVHYSQEVNGYSLPHTGCKVRIHPYGRIIKFRNHGVKEKPVWPASIVEKEIVVQQLKKRQDMRLVFAHLLPELYEYESGKEASGYRLVYEPVPSIAFIDACTGKDKHDKSHYESAPTIAVSAPKYKQTPETDIYSLLALEERGLVKVSEEDSDTEKKMVFAPKESLQGEQEDNEYSLDAFSKKHLLILRYGNPVMVRIDKKTNVLLHYFSHGQKEGKETLTREQCLEKALQFLGQVIPNAEQYLRLWDNYDEEDSLGRFHFDLYINGIQINSELVMIHIDAETGDVTMYSGVSPSVIEELLVYETNAKIRKEQALKTYRNALRVELEWFDTGDDNQSKYELIYKQTTTESSEAYHIDYFIRREMRYIDAHTGEIIWSK, from the coding sequence ATGAATAAAATAAATGAAGAACGAAAAAAGCAAGTCGCCCATATTATCGAAATTTCGAATGAATATAATCTTGTCGTAGATGATAAAACAGTAAATGAACCCTTTCATTTATTATTTTGGGAACATCAAGATAACAATGAGAAACAAATACATATTTGTTTAAATAGACATACAGGTGAGTTAATTGAGTTAGATATAGATGATGAAGAATTTTTTCAAAACAGTGATGAAGTAATGAGTGCAGAAAAAGCAAAAGAAATAGCTGATTCATTTATAAAGCAATATATTCCGCAGTCATATGAAGCCTATACAGCGGTTTATGTGAAAGAATGGCGTGGAAAGCAAGAGGTCCATTATTCTCAAGAAGTGAATGGTTATTCTTTACCGCATACAGGTTGTAAAGTGCGTATCCATCCATATGGAAGAATTATAAAGTTTCGTAACCATGGAGTGAAAGAAAAGCCAGTGTGGCCAGCGTCAATTGTAGAAAAAGAAATAGTAGTGCAGCAATTGAAAAAGAGACAAGATATGAGACTGGTGTTTGCACACCTACTTCCTGAATTATATGAATATGAGAGTGGAAAAGAAGCAAGCGGATACCGACTGGTTTATGAACCGGTACCATCAATTGCTTTTATTGATGCGTGTACAGGAAAGGACAAACATGATAAGAGCCATTATGAATCAGCTCCTACGATTGCAGTTAGTGCGCCGAAGTATAAGCAAACCCCAGAAACAGATATATATAGTTTACTTGCATTGGAAGAGAGAGGTCTTGTGAAAGTGTCTGAAGAAGATTCCGATACAGAGAAAAAGATGGTGTTTGCTCCTAAAGAATCACTGCAAGGTGAACAGGAAGATAATGAATATTCATTAGATGCTTTTTCTAAAAAGCATTTACTTATATTACGATATGGAAATCCTGTTATGGTCAGAATCGATAAAAAGACAAATGTATTGCTCCACTATTTTAGTCATGGACAAAAAGAGGGAAAAGAAACATTAACGCGAGAACAATGTTTAGAAAAAGCACTTCAGTTTTTAGGACAAGTCATTCCAAATGCTGAACAATATCTTCGTCTTTGGGACAATTATGATGAAGAGGATAGCCTAGGTAGGTTTCACTTTGATTTGTATATAAATGGCATTCAGATTAATAGTGAATTAGTCATGATTCATATAGATGCAGAAACTGGTGATGTTACGATGTATAGCGGTGTGTCTCCAAGTGTGATAGAAGAGCTGCTTGTTTATGAAACTAATGCAAAAATAAGAAAAGAACAAGCGTTAAAAACATATCGAAATGCACTTCGCGTAGAGTTGGAGTGGTTTGATACTGGTGATGATAATCAATCCAAGTATGAGCTAATTTATAAGCAAACGACAACAGAGAGTAGTGAAGCGTATCATATCGATTATTTTATAAGACGGGAAATGCGGTATATTGATGCACATACTGGAGAGATAATTTGGAGTAAATAG
- the rpmG gene encoding 50S ribosomal protein L33 yields the protein MRVNITLACTECGDRNYISKKNKRNNPERIELKKYCPRLKRVTLHRETK from the coding sequence ATGCGTGTAAATATTACATTAGCCTGTACAGAGTGCGGCGATCGCAATTATATTTCGAAGAAGAATAAACGAAATAATCCGGAACGTATTGAGCTAAAAAAATATTGTCCACGATTAAAGCGAGTAACACTGCATCGTGAAACGAAGTAA
- a CDS encoding GTP pyrophosphokinase family protein, protein MEYNQSTVNYWKAFVLPYTFALEELKTKFEIMNREAQFLEDYNPFEHIKTRLKQPDSIIKKLERKNLAPTIKNAQTHLQDIIGIRITCCFVEDIYYLKQVIENREDMEIVEVKDYIANPKQNGYKSLHMIIKYPLALNSGTKDVFAEIQLRTLAMDFWASLEHKLYYKYEGNIPDYLKSELHDAAIKAEELDNKMATIRQDIDEIEACSQQILLPF, encoded by the coding sequence ATGGAATATAATCAATCAACCGTTAACTATTGGAAAGCATTTGTATTACCTTATACATTTGCCCTAGAAGAGTTAAAAACAAAATTCGAAATTATGAACCGGGAAGCTCAATTTTTAGAAGACTATAACCCGTTTGAACATATAAAAACAAGATTAAAACAACCTGACAGTATTATAAAAAAGCTTGAGCGAAAGAATTTAGCACCAACGATTAAGAACGCTCAAACTCATTTACAAGATATTATTGGTATTCGTATTACGTGTTGCTTTGTAGAAGATATTTACTACTTAAAGCAAGTAATCGAAAATCGTGAGGATATGGAAATTGTAGAGGTAAAAGACTACATTGCAAATCCAAAGCAAAATGGTTATAAAAGCCTGCATATGATTATTAAGTACCCATTAGCATTAAATTCAGGTACAAAAGACGTCTTTGCCGAAATTCAATTACGTACACTTGCTATGGACTTTTGGGCAAGTTTAGAGCATAAACTCTATTACAAATACGAAGGAAATATTCCCGATTATTTAAAGAGTGAACTTCATGATGCAGCAATAAAAGCGGAAGAGCTTGATAATAAAATGGCAACAATTCGCCAAGATATCGATGAAATTGAAGCCTGCTCACAACAAATTTTACTACCATTTTAA
- a CDS encoding alkaline phosphatase, with protein MKKFMKKAWPFAVVTSLALTSVVTWGVTRSDVIKADGKEDNAKIKNVIVLIGDGMGPSYMTAHRYMKDNPKTFEMEKTEFDKHLVGTQLTYPEDEHQNITDSASAATAMSAGVKTYNAAIAVDNDKTDVKTVLEQAKEKGKSTGLVATSEITHATPAAFGAHDISRKNMDAIANDYFDEKINGKHKVDVLLGGGEKNFVRKDRNLTEEFKKSGYSYVTDREQLLNDKNDQILGLFAPGGLDKMIDRTEKTPSLEEMTNVAIDRLNKNDKGFFLMIEGSQVDWAGHDNDVVGAMSEMEDFEKAYKAAIEFAKKDKHTLVIATADHATGGFSLGVDGEYNFDVNALKAAKRTPDFMANEIAKGVNVEETLKKYIDLQLTAEEIKSVNDIASTKDVTKIDNAIEEIFNKRSFTGWTTGGHTGEDVGVYAFGPGKYLFSGVQENTNLAKRVFDIVGGGDPNKGRR; from the coding sequence GTGAAAAAGTTCATGAAGAAAGCATGGCCATTTGCGGTTGTTACATCGTTAGCACTTACTTCGGTAGTAACGTGGGGGGTTACACGTTCAGATGTAATTAAGGCGGACGGAAAAGAAGACAATGCAAAAATTAAGAACGTAATCGTATTAATTGGGGATGGCATGGGACCTTCGTATATGACTGCTCATCGTTATATGAAAGACAATCCAAAAACGTTTGAAATGGAAAAAACAGAATTTGATAAGCATCTTGTTGGGACACAACTGACGTACCCAGAAGATGAACACCAAAATATTACGGACTCCGCTTCTGCAGCAACAGCGATGTCAGCGGGTGTGAAAACATACAACGCAGCCATTGCGGTTGATAATGATAAAACGGACGTAAAAACAGTGCTTGAACAAGCGAAAGAGAAAGGAAAGTCAACGGGTTTAGTGGCAACTTCTGAGATTACACATGCAACACCAGCTGCTTTCGGTGCGCATGATATTAGTCGTAAAAATATGGACGCGATTGCAAATGATTACTTTGATGAAAAAATTAATGGAAAGCATAAAGTAGATGTTCTTCTTGGTGGTGGTGAGAAGAACTTTGTAAGAAAAGATCGCAACCTGACAGAAGAATTTAAGAAATCTGGTTATAGCTATGTAACAGATCGTGAGCAATTATTAAATGATAAAAATGATCAAATTCTTGGTTTATTTGCACCAGGCGGTTTAGATAAAATGATTGATCGTACTGAAAAAACACCTTCATTAGAAGAAATGACAAATGTGGCAATCGATCGGTTAAATAAAAATGACAAGGGCTTCTTCTTAATGATTGAAGGTAGCCAAGTTGACTGGGCTGGACATGATAATGATGTCGTTGGTGCTATGAGTGAAATGGAAGACTTTGAAAAAGCATATAAAGCAGCAATTGAATTTGCGAAAAAAGACAAGCATACATTAGTTATTGCTACAGCTGACCATGCTACAGGTGGCTTCTCTCTTGGTGTAGACGGTGAGTATAACTTTGATGTAAATGCACTAAAAGCTGCAAAACGTACACCAGACTTTATGGCAAATGAAATTGCAAAAGGTGTAAATGTAGAAGAAACATTGAAAAAATATATTGATTTACAATTAACAGCGGAAGAAATTAAATCTGTAAATGATATTGCTTCAACAAAAGATGTAACAAAAATTGATAATGCGATTGAAGAAATCTTTAATAAACGTTCATTCACAGGCTGGACAACAGGTGGACATACTGGTGAAGATGTTGGTGTATATGCATTTGGACCAGGTAAATATTTATTCTCTGGTGTTCAAGAAAATACGAACTTAGCAAAACGTGTCTTCGATATTGTTGGTGGCGGTGACCCTAATAAAGGTAGACGCTAA
- a CDS encoding GNAT family N-acetyltransferase, with the protein MEIQQLNKSNIPDLLSLCKAVGWLQHESFMKTQFEMYLSVGTLFGCIHNKTLIAAGGVFPFESGFSSIGMLIVHPNFQKQGLGRTILDVCVQHAPASLPIMLVATDVGVPLYQANGFTTITTIHRFEKLVTHTPMNTSHLKQVHQHDLDSLLKLDQVATSVHRPHLYSLLLARATFTFKIERNNRIEAFALCMQKGDTLCVTPLIAKQEEDAIQLLQMICKSWNGTIRIDIPHSQFTFREHLQTENFQETLLSPLMIKNGSHLSGNRNILFAMMDTALC; encoded by the coding sequence ATGGAGATACAACAACTAAATAAATCTAATATTCCTGATCTACTTTCTCTTTGCAAAGCCGTAGGATGGTTACAGCATGAATCATTTATGAAAACACAATTTGAAATGTATCTTTCAGTAGGAACGCTATTTGGATGTATACATAATAAAACGCTAATTGCTGCTGGCGGGGTATTTCCTTTTGAGTCTGGTTTTTCATCCATCGGTATGTTAATCGTTCATCCTAACTTTCAGAAACAAGGACTTGGCCGTACTATACTAGATGTTTGTGTGCAACACGCCCCAGCTTCTCTTCCTATTATGCTCGTCGCAACAGACGTTGGCGTACCTTTATATCAAGCAAATGGTTTTACGACAATCACAACGATCCATCGCTTTGAAAAACTTGTTACACATACACCTATGAATACCTCTCATTTGAAACAAGTTCATCAACATGATCTTGACTCTCTCCTTAAGCTCGATCAAGTGGCAACAAGCGTACACCGTCCACACCTCTATTCGCTATTACTAGCTAGAGCAACATTCACATTCAAAATAGAAAGAAACAATAGAATAGAAGCTTTCGCATTATGTATGCAAAAAGGCGATACACTATGCGTGACCCCTCTTATCGCAAAACAGGAAGAAGACGCCATACAGTTATTACAGATGATTTGCAAAAGCTGGAACGGAACAATTCGTATTGATATTCCGCATTCACAATTTACATTTCGTGAACACCTTCAAACAGAAAATTTCCAGGAAACACTTCTTTCACCTCTTATGATAAAAAATGGAAGTCACCTTTCTGGAAATCGTAATATATTGTTTGCTATGATGGATACAGCGTTATGTTAG
- a CDS encoding alpha/beta hydrolase: MKRLKYYMVSCLTLTLLVGCSATEKPAEQVKQIKDTIATKLTADEKMVEIDGQTIYFKQIGEKKPPLLMLHGFGGSSNGFRDVYSELAKDHTIISVDVLGFGRSSKPMDFPYSFPNHANLYYKLMKKLGYDTFSVLGHSMGGEISLNLTYLYPDAVTHLILTDATGAGSLTNRKGSPKPQLSNDLHTVSSITDYDESKVKFKRDDTEHYAQMKMWPRRLKINASEIKLPTLIIWGRNDDSVSWKEGESYHQFLKNSTFHIIEKGYHAPFRQEPKEFMGYVKEFFEKNPIQTTK, encoded by the coding sequence TTGAAGCGGCTTAAATATTATATGGTGAGTTGCCTTACTCTTACATTATTAGTGGGATGCAGTGCAACAGAAAAACCAGCAGAACAAGTGAAACAAATAAAAGATACAATTGCAACAAAATTAACTGCAGATGAAAAAATGGTCGAAATAGATGGACAAACCATTTACTTTAAGCAAATTGGTGAAAAGAAACCACCTTTACTTATGCTTCATGGATTTGGTGGCTCTTCCAACGGCTTTCGTGATGTTTACTCAGAATTAGCAAAAGATCATACGATTATTTCCGTTGATGTTTTAGGATTTGGACGCTCTTCCAAACCGATGGATTTTCCATATTCTTTTCCCAATCACGCAAACTTATATTATAAATTAATGAAAAAACTAGGCTATGATACATTTTCAGTACTTGGTCACTCCATGGGAGGAGAAATTTCTCTTAATTTAACATACTTATATCCAGATGCAGTTACCCATCTCATTTTAACGGATGCCACAGGGGCCGGATCACTAACGAATAGAAAAGGCTCACCTAAACCACAGTTATCAAATGATTTACATACTGTTTCCTCTATTACGGATTATGATGAAAGCAAAGTGAAATTTAAGCGTGATGATACAGAGCATTACGCACAAATGAAAATGTGGCCCAGACGTCTTAAGATTAATGCGAGTGAAATCAAACTTCCAACCTTAATTATTTGGGGTAGAAATGACGATAGTGTTTCATGGAAAGAAGGAGAGTCCTATCACCAGTTCTTAAAAAACAGCACCTTCCATATTATAGAAAAGGGCTATCACGCTCCATTTCGTCAGGAACCGAAAGAATTTATGGGATATGTGAAAGAATTCTTTGAAAAAAATCCGATTCAAACAACGAAGTAA
- a CDS encoding DoxX family protein — protein MVIQFLRENKAVSVVLAVLRIYLGYKWLMAGIGKLKGNGFDATGYLQGAIEKSKGAQPAVQSWWASFLQDFAIPNVELFNFLVTWGEILVGIGLIVGCLTKTAVFFGLVMNFSYLFSGSIGVNPQMVILSMFILVAGMNAGKLGIDGWIVPKLLGSKSQKQQKQAA, from the coding sequence ATGGTTATTCAATTTTTGAGAGAAAACAAAGCAGTTTCGGTTGTATTAGCGGTCTTACGTATTTATCTTGGATATAAGTGGCTGATGGCAGGGATCGGTAAACTAAAAGGAAATGGATTTGACGCGACAGGGTATTTACAAGGAGCTATTGAAAAGTCAAAAGGAGCACAACCAGCAGTGCAATCTTGGTGGGCATCATTTTTACAAGACTTTGCTATTCCAAACGTCGAGTTGTTTAACTTTTTAGTAACATGGGGAGAAATTTTAGTCGGAATAGGTTTAATTGTAGGTTGTTTAACAAAAACAGCTGTCTTTTTTGGCCTTGTAATGAACTTCTCCTATCTGTTTAGTGGGTCTATAGGTGTGAACCCACAAATGGTTATCTTGTCCATGTTTATTCTCGTTGCTGGTATGAACGCAGGAAAACTTGGAATCGATGGCTGGATTGTACCTAAATTATTAGGATCAAAAAGTCAAAAACAACAGAAACAAGCTGCTTAA
- a CDS encoding DUF4023 domain-containing protein, translated as MSNSNDFLDKLHEKQEKDEKNRQHQGRGNPGKKKPNKTHK; from the coding sequence ATGAGTAACTCAAACGATTTTTTAGACAAATTACACGAGAAACAAGAAAAAGATGAAAAAAACAGACAACATCAAGGTAGAGGAAATCCAGGTAAAAAGAAACCAAATAAAACGCACAAATAA
- a CDS encoding translocation protein TolB, whose translation MKKIMASCCVSIFLFFLMISIGAAESKQLKVAFIRNHDLWIKIGGKEQQITKGEYIAKPKWSHDGKWIAYTKGEEKQRLELYRVADGKRIIPFQEEATNYQWSPKENTIAFEFTGTLNIFDAEKNNATFENVSSGVGDYAWYPDGKKFLVSSNAHLLPTGWTGAQLYEVQVDAEMDPHKMKHLYSLPSEHDSFLAYVASGFKWSQNQKWIAFLAVPTASWSADSNTLCLLKADGSRFEMVDEMLLNQKWFQWDPLKNVLAYIEGSGRFAIENKHLKVKELPVLQQDTFTPKGYVDWDFTWHSDELITLSRAKEMEWSNEQEKRSLPSLYQVNIQTNRQRQITTPPKKYGDYNPLYIKRENQLTWMRSDRKQADMWVANGDGSKAKKWIENIDAPVGYYEKFDWEDVVSIQE comes from the coding sequence GTGAAAAAAATTATGGCTAGTTGTTGCGTATCTATATTTTTATTTTTTCTTATGATATCAATTGGCGCTGCGGAGAGTAAGCAACTTAAAGTCGCCTTTATTCGTAATCATGACCTTTGGATAAAGATAGGCGGGAAAGAACAACAAATAACAAAAGGGGAATACATAGCAAAACCAAAATGGTCACACGATGGAAAATGGATTGCATATACCAAAGGGGAAGAAAAACAGCGGCTCGAGTTGTACCGAGTGGCTGATGGGAAAAGGATTATTCCATTTCAAGAGGAAGCGACCAATTACCAATGGTCACCGAAAGAAAATACAATTGCATTTGAATTTACCGGCACATTAAACATATTTGATGCCGAAAAAAACAATGCAACCTTTGAAAATGTATCATCAGGTGTCGGAGATTATGCATGGTATCCGGATGGAAAGAAATTTTTGGTATCGTCTAATGCTCATTTACTTCCGACAGGATGGACAGGAGCGCAGCTATATGAAGTACAAGTTGATGCTGAGATGGATCCGCATAAAATGAAGCACCTGTACTCATTGCCGAGCGAACATGATTCTTTTCTAGCTTATGTTGCAAGCGGATTTAAGTGGTCTCAAAATCAGAAATGGATTGCATTTTTAGCGGTTCCAACTGCTTCATGGTCGGCGGATAGTAATACACTTTGTCTTTTGAAAGCAGATGGAAGTCGCTTTGAAATGGTGGATGAAATGCTGCTAAATCAGAAATGGTTTCAATGGGATCCATTGAAAAATGTACTAGCTTACATCGAGGGAAGCGGAAGATTTGCGATAGAAAATAAGCATTTGAAAGTAAAAGAGTTACCTGTTCTTCAGCAAGATACCTTTACTCCAAAAGGGTATGTCGATTGGGATTTCACATGGCATAGTGATGAGCTTATTACACTTTCAAGGGCGAAGGAGATGGAGTGGTCCAACGAACAAGAAAAAAGGTCATTACCTTCTTTATACCAAGTAAATATTCAAACAAATCGACAACGTCAAATTACAACTCCTCCAAAAAAATATGGAGATTACAATCCGCTCTATATAAAACGTGAAAATCAGCTGACATGGATGCGTTCTGATCGTAAACAAGCGGATATGTGGGTTGCGAATGGGGATGGCTCGAAAGCGAAGAAATGGATTGAAAATATAGATGCACCAGTGGGATATTATGAGAAATTTGATTGGGAGGATGTTGTTTCTATACAAGAATAG